The Candidatus Hydrogenedentota bacterium sequence GCGTTTGCCGTCACCGTCCGGCTGAATGATGGAACCGAAAAACATGGCAATGCCTTTGCCCAGCCCGAACATGGCGTTGATGCGATTGCCGACGATGGGTCCGAGCGGTTCGGTGGCCTCCTTCACGTCGGAGGGCTTGGCGGGCTTGCCGTTGACGGTGATGTCGGCCATGCACCATTCGGGCTTGCCCATGATGCTCTGCACGAGGTCGAATACGTGCGTACCCAACACAATCATGTCCTCCCCGCCCGCCCTGTTGTCTTCTTTGCCGTGGCTGCGGAGTTCGATGATGTGGCCGATGATGTGCTCTTCGAGGAGCATTTTCTTCATATGGCGAACCGGCGGAGACATGCGGTAGTTGTGCGCCATGGCCCATTTCAGATTCTTGGCCTCGATGGCGGCGGCCATTTCATCGGCCTCGGCCAGATCGGCCGCGATGGGTTTCTCGAGGAAACCATGGCAGCCGTGTTCGGCGCAGGCGAGGACGTACTCCTTGTGGCGGACTGTCGTGCGCGGGCCTACGGACACCAGGTCGGGTTTCTCCTTCTCGAGCATCTCGCGATAATCGGCATAGGTGCGTTCGGCCTTGGCCTCCGCGGCGTGTTTTGCCCGGCCGGCTTCGTCGGGGTCGGCCAGAGCGACGACCCGGACATCCGGCCGGTTCGCGAAGGCCACGTGCATGGAATGTCCGTATCCCCCCTCGTTGGTATCGCCGATGATGCAGGCCTTATACTTCGCGCCGCCGGCTTCGGCCGCGCATTGCGCGATGAACGGGAACGCTGCTGTGCTGGCCAGGAATCCGCGCCGGTTCATGTTCATGGTCTTTCTCCCTCTGCGCACGTCACGGGGGCGCCGGGGCCCCGTACGGGCACTGCAATGGCTTCTTCCGTGTGTGGCGCCTATCGTCCCATGACCAGCGGCTTGGGGTCAAGCTTGGCGCGTTCGCCCGCACCCTGACGAACGGGTTAAGCACATTGGAGACCTTGCGGTCGTAAGAGTGGCGTGGTCAGGAAACCACGCCACAGCGGGAGGAAACCACGCCACAGCGGAGCGGAGGATGGGGTGCGAAGAGTGCGAATGTGCGAAGGGTGCGAAGGGGTTGCAGACCTGCGTCCGCAGCAGTGGCACGGCGGCGGCTAATCCTCGGTAAGCATGTCTATGTCTCGGGCTTTCAGCCCTGTTGGGTGTTTTGGCTCGGATTTCCTGGCCAGTCTTTTCAGGCTGGTATGCGACGCGGCGTCGGCGCTCAGAATGGTGTTGTCCGTGGTGGAAATATCTTTTAGCCCTCCAACGTGAGCTACTGATGCACACTGCCTCCTCATTTTTCGAAAAGATGATTAAACCCTGCAAAGGGTTGTGCGGAGAGACGGGGACGCGCATGCGCGAGAACAACGCTGCCGTGGAGGGGGCTGGTTCCCGGGAGGTTTATCGTAGCGCGCCGCAATAGTTTCCGGTAATATACGCGGGCGTGTACTGCTGGTTCTCTTGGAAGGGAGATGTGGATGTCTGACAACACCGTCGTAGCGCCTGTGTCGCCGGGGCGAATGGTTACCACGGCTTTCTTTCACGCGGCGCTGTTGATGTTGTTCACGGTGTTTTTTGTGCGCATGGTTCCGGATTTCGCCGAGCAAGCCGAGCATGCCGGGGGGACTTTGCCGGTTCTGGCGCGCTGGATGATTGTATTGTCGGCCTTTCTAATGAGGCACTGGTACTGGGCGCTGCCTTTGCTGGCGGTGGCGGATGCGGCCGGGCTGTTCGCGGCGGCAAAGACTTTCGGCAAACGCGGGTTGCTTGTCTGGTCGGTTGTGGTGAGCGGTATTGTTGCGGGAATAATGATCCTGGGGACAATGGCCATGCTGGACACCATATCGAGCATGGCGTAGGCATCTGTAATCGGGCAAGGAGGGAATTCCGTGCCGGGGAAACGTCCGAACATCGTTATTTTTGCCATTGACAGCATTCGCCGGGACCATATGAGTTGTTATGGCTATGAGCGATTGACCACGCCGTATATTGACCGTTTGGCGGCGGGAGGCACGCTTTTCGAGAACGCTTTCAGTGCCTACATTCCGACGACGCCGGCCTATTCGTCTATCCTGACCGGCTGCGACGTGGTCCGGACTCAGCAGCCGTCGCTAAGGCCCAAGGGCCCGCTTCCTGAGGAGTTGCCTACGCTGCCCGAGATATTGCGTTCGGCGGGCTACAAATCGGCGTGCGTGGGGTTCGGGGGCGATTTCTACCGGGGGTTCGACAAGTACCTGAATTTCGAGGGTTGGATTTCGTGGGAGGAGAGGCCTGCCCGGAAAGCGGAGAATCTCAACGCGGTGACCATTCCTGAGTTGGAGCGGCTGGCGCGTTCCTCGAAGCCGTTTTTGTTGTTCCTGCGTCACATGGACCCGCATGCCCCCTACCTTCCCCCCGCGCCGTACGACACGATGTTCTATTCGAAAAACCCGTGCGCCAAGGGCAACAAGAGCATGAAACCGGTGTTCGCATTCAAGCCGTTTGCGGACTTCCTCCGTTCCTGGATGCCGCCGGGAATCACGGACAAGGACTACGTGATCGCGCAGTATGACGGCGAGATCGCGTACATGGATGCGTGCATCCAGCGGCTCCTGACGCGCCTGGAGGAACTGGGCAGATTCGAGGATACGCTCATCGTCGTGACCGGCGACCATGGGGAAACGCTGTACGATCATGGAATTTTCTTCGACCATCACGGTCTATATGAACCCACGCTTGTTGTTCCGCTGATCTTCCATTGGCCGGGAACGGTTCCTGAGGGAGTGCGGGCGCAGGCGTATACGTTGCACGAGGACCTCGTGCCGACCATCCTCGATGTATGCGGCCTGACGCGGCATGCAAAGGGTGTGCGGTTCGACGGGCGGTCTAGCAAAGGGTTTTTCACGGATGCCACCGGGTCGCACCGATCAGAGTTTTACATCAGCGAATGCACATGGATGCGGAAACACGGCTGGCGCACGCCGGTATGGAAGTACTGGGAGGCCCTTGAGCCGGACTTCCATGGAAAACCACCCGTAGAATTGTACAATCTCGTCGAGGACCCGCAAGAAAGCCGCAATCTGGCGGATCAGGAGCCGCAGCTCGTCGAAATGTTGCGCCAACGGCTTCGCCGTTGGGAGAAGCGGCGCGAACGCGCGGTGGGCTTGCGCAACCTCATCCACGATTACAGTTTGGGAACAGACCTCTACATCGGTTCGATAGCCACGGCGAAAAAGCTGCAGAACCGCTGACCCAGCTTAAGAACGGGCCGGCGCACGCCGCCCCGCGTGCTCCGACTGAATATAGGCCTCCCGCAGGGCGCTCAGGAGCGCCATCTTGGGTTTGAAAGGCGCGTCGGCTGCGTGTTTTTGCGCAACAGACGCCACGAGGGCTTTCTCGATGAGCATCTCCGCTCTGCGGGTGTCTCGCGTGAAATGCCACGCCACCCCATAGAGGGTCTTGAGGTAGGGCAGGAACTCCGCAAAGTCCTTGTCGTCATATGCAATCGCTATCGTGTTCGCGGAGACCCGGCCGTCGGTACGCATGGTTGATGACCCTCCGTCTCGTTTGCGCGGTCCGCATGCTTGTATGCCGCCAAAGGGAGCTTCCCTTGAATCACCGGGAACAGGCGGATTCCTTCTTGAGCGTCTTGGGAAAGAGGATGTTATCCTCCTTGTGGATGTGTTGATATGTGTCCCATTCGAGGCGTTCGAGTTCCCTTATCAACCCCTTGTAAGTGTTGCAGGCCCACTCCGGGACTGCATAATCGTCCGTCAGTGCGCGCAACTGTTTGATAGTTTGACCCGCTTGTCTATGTTCCATTTCCATAACGCTTATCGGGCTTGACAATGCGCCGCAGGCGAAGCCTTGAAGGGGCTGGCCCGCGTCAAGACGGCTTATGGCGGGGAATAGGACCCGTTCCTCCTTCAAGAGATGGCTTTTGAGCTCGTGAGTCATTTCCCGTATGACCTGTTCGACCTCGTGGAGGCGTTCGTCCCGGTCGCCGTGGGTGCGGGCCACCTTCTCTGCCATGCTTGTCAGGGCGGGTAATGTCTCGTGGAGGTAGGCGTGATGCACCGCTACGATGTGTTCGGCGAGTTCGGTGAGGCTCATGTCCGCCGGGGCCGGGTGTGTTGTGCTGCCGCGGCCGTTTCCGTTCCCCAGCGTTCGCCGGACCTTTTCGGGGTCCAGGCCCTTTTCGCGGCAGGCTTCGGCCAGCGTCTTGCTTCCTCCGCAGTAGTAGTCGAGCCCCAGAATCTCCAGAATACCTGCCCGGGCGGGATCCTCGGCCACCAACTGGCCAAGGGTGGTCTTTGTGCTGATGGTCCTGGTCATTGGTTCGGTCTCCTTTTCGGTTTGTGGTTTCATGCAATGGCGGACTCCTCTCAGACTGGAAACCCTCAGCAGGCGCCGATCTATTTCGCGTAATCGCATGTCGATATCCTATTTGCGGGCAAAAAAACGATACGCCGTAATTTATGGTCTCGCTGGCTCCTGATTGTGGTGTCCCGCGAGGTCCTCCAGGGTAAAGTCCTTGAGCATGGACATGTACCTGGTGCGGACGTCCGCCCATTGCTTGTGCAGTGCGCACGGATGTTTCTCGGAGCACTTTTCCCTGCCGAGAAAGCAGCCCGAAAACCGGCTGAGATGCTCGATAGGGTCGACTACCTCGTAGAGCGTGATTGAGCGAGCGGGCCGCGCAAGTTTAAAACCGCCGCGGATGCCTTTCTGTGATATCAGAATTCCTTCGCGCGCAAGGGTTTGCATAAGTTTTCCGAGATAATTCGCGGGGGCGTTGATCAGGCGTGCAATTTCGCCCGCGCCGTGAAACTGCTGTTCCGCGTCTCCGGCCAGAAAGGCGGCGGCTTTGAGGGTATGTAAAGCGGTTCGGGTAATCATGCATCTTCCTTTATCGCATGTGATTATATTATTTAGCCGGGCGCTTGTCAAGGCTGCCGATGCGGCGCCTATTCGTTCGAGTTCATATTTCGCATAGCAGAAACAAGGTGGCGGGCGCGGTTCATGGTGTTCACGAGCAGACGCTTGGCCCAGATGAATTCCGTTGCCAGGATGCCCATTCCCAGCGGAATGACGATGGTGGCGGGTCCCGGGAGCAAGATCATCACGAGACCAATAAGGACGAGCGTTCCTCCGATGGTGAAAATGAGCAGGCGTTTGAGCTGGCGGAGCGTTCGTTTGGTGGTTATCTCGACGTTGTCCGCGAAGGGGCCAAGAATGCGTTCGAGATGCTTTTCGGAAATGAAAATCGACATGACCAGGACAAGCGCGGTCATGGGCAGAAACAGGAACGCCACAGCTTCGCTTACGGGACGCTCCATTGGGCTCTTGATGGCGTCCAGGATCAAGACCGTGACATACAGGCCGTAGTAGAAGACGAGCAGCACGCCTTCGATGCGGGACACCGTTGCGCCGGAGATGAAGATCGGGAGACATGCTATTGATGCGGCGACCATAACCAGAACATCATGGCGCAGCACGTCGCGGGAGACTTCAAGACCCCCCTGGCCCAGAACCGCGGATAGTCCGAGAACCCCCAGAAGATTGAAAATGTTGCTGCCGATGACGTTACCCACGGCGATGTCGCGTTGGCCGCGGATGCTGGCCCAGACCGAGGTAAACAGTTCCGGGAGGGAGGTCCCAGCGGCCACGATCGTCAGGCCGATCAGAACGTGGGATACCCCGAGTCTTTCCGCGACTTCGATAGCGCCTTCCATGAACCAGTGCGCGCCGAATACCAGTCCGGACAGGCCCAGAAGCACGAGTGCCGCGTTCGCCGCGAGGTATCTGGTTCTGAAGGGATCTTGAGCGGGGGCGCCAACGGGCGTGGTGTTTTCTTGTTGTTTCGCGTAGCGTTTTGAGAGTATCCCCAGTACCGCTGTATACGCGACGAGCGAAACCAGAAGCAAGACACCCTCTCCCCGTCCCAGCACGCCGTTCGCGCTCAGCGCCCAGAGCAGCAGCGACGTGCCAATCATGATCGGGACATCGAGCCGCACCAGCCGGGCCGACACTGCAAGAGGACGCACTATGGCGGCGATGC is a genomic window containing:
- a CDS encoding Rrf2 family transcriptional regulator, with product MITRTALHTLKAAAFLAGDAEQQFHGAGEIARLINAPANYLGKLMQTLAREGILISQKGIRGGFKLARPARSITLYEVVDPIEHLSRFSGCFLGREKCSEKHPCALHKQWADVRTRYMSMLKDFTLEDLAGHHNQEPARP
- the ric gene encoding iron-sulfur cluster repair di-iron protein; this translates as MTRTISTKTTLGQLVAEDPARAGILEILGLDYYCGGSKTLAEACREKGLDPEKVRRTLGNGNGRGSTTHPAPADMSLTELAEHIVAVHHAYLHETLPALTSMAEKVARTHGDRDERLHEVEQVIREMTHELKSHLLKEERVLFPAISRLDAGQPLQGFACGALSSPISVMEMEHRQAGQTIKQLRALTDDYAVPEWACNTYKGLIRELERLEWDTYQHIHKEDNILFPKTLKKESACSR
- a CDS encoding calcium/sodium antiporter gives rise to the protein MYLVILIAGLTLLVAGAELLVRGASRLAAMARISPLIIGLTVVAYGTSVPELAVSAHASLAGEAGLAVGNVVGSNIFNVLLILGIAAIVRPLAVSARLVRLDVPIMIGTSLLLWALSANGVLGRGEGVLLLVSLVAYTAVLGILSKRYAKQQENTTPVGAPAQDPFRTRYLAANAALVLLGLSGLVFGAHWFMEGAIEVAERLGVSHVLIGLTIVAAGTSLPELFTSVWASIRGQRDIAVGNVIGSNIFNLLGVLGLSAVLGQGGLEVSRDVLRHDVLVMVAASIACLPIFISGATVSRIEGVLLVFYYGLYVTVLILDAIKSPMERPVSEAVAFLFLPMTALVLVMSIFISEKHLERILGPFADNVEITTKRTLRQLKRLLIFTIGGTLVLIGLVMILLPGPATIVIPLGMGILATEFIWAKRLLVNTMNRARHLVSAMRNMNSNE
- a CDS encoding Gfo/Idh/MocA family oxidoreductase, with protein sequence MNMNRRGFLASTAAFPFIAQCAAEAGGAKYKACIIGDTNEGGYGHSMHVAFANRPDVRVVALADPDEAGRAKHAAEAKAERTYADYREMLEKEKPDLVSVGPRTTVRHKEYVLACAEHGCHGFLEKPIAADLAEADEMAAAIEAKNLKWAMAHNYRMSPPVRHMKKMLLEEHIIGHIIELRSHGKEDNRAGGEDMIVLGTHVFDLVQSIMGKPEWCMADITVNGKPAKPSDVKEATEPLGPIVGNRINAMFGLGKGIAMFFGSIIQPDGDGKRWGLDIYGSKGVIKTRLNGLPPSVTYLPDPSWAPGLSGIAWAPLPDAPAEVTMQNPDVERNAPIIDDLIAAIEEDRIPEASLQDGRTAYEFIQGAFAAYINGGRVSLPVAQRAHPLKHWA
- a CDS encoding sulfatase, with translation MPGKRPNIVIFAIDSIRRDHMSCYGYERLTTPYIDRLAAGGTLFENAFSAYIPTTPAYSSILTGCDVVRTQQPSLRPKGPLPEELPTLPEILRSAGYKSACVGFGGDFYRGFDKYLNFEGWISWEERPARKAENLNAVTIPELERLARSSKPFLLFLRHMDPHAPYLPPAPYDTMFYSKNPCAKGNKSMKPVFAFKPFADFLRSWMPPGITDKDYVIAQYDGEIAYMDACIQRLLTRLEELGRFEDTLIVVTGDHGETLYDHGIFFDHHGLYEPTLVVPLIFHWPGTVPEGVRAQAYTLHEDLVPTILDVCGLTRHAKGVRFDGRSSKGFFTDATGSHRSEFYISECTWMRKHGWRTPVWKYWEALEPDFHGKPPVELYNLVEDPQESRNLADQEPQLVEMLRQRLRRWEKRRERAVGLRNLIHDYSLGTDLYIGSIATAKKLQNR